Proteins from a genomic interval of Nostoc sp. TCL240-02:
- a CDS encoding NUDIX domain-containing protein — protein MSTQPTTKKAIAYVTNKDELMVFRHTDFPEAGVQVPAGTVEESEEPSEAVLREIYEESGVKGVRIIELLGIYQYNMAPYRDEIQERYVYHLELTEPTPSTWQYWEMHSNISKNSIAFDFYWVKLDGSDLGLAGGQGYFLSKLAHKIKKNGNSAHN, from the coding sequence ATGTCCACTCAACCGACAACAAAAAAAGCGATCGCTTACGTAACCAATAAAGATGAATTAATGGTGTTTAGACATACTGATTTTCCTGAAGCTGGCGTGCAAGTACCTGCTGGTACAGTTGAAGAGAGCGAGGAGCCATCTGAAGCTGTACTGCGAGAAATTTATGAAGAATCTGGTGTTAAAGGAGTTCGTATTATTGAGTTATTGGGTATTTATCAATACAATATGGCTCCATATCGCGACGAAATTCAAGAACGTTATGTTTATCATCTGGAATTAACTGAGCCTACACCATCTACTTGGCAATATTGGGAAATGCATTCAAATATTAGCAAAAACTCTATAGCTTTTGATTTTTATTGGGTTAAGTTAGATGGCTCAGATTTAGGTCTAGCTGGCGGTCAGGGTTATTTTTTATCTAAGCTTGCTCACAAGATAAAAAAGAATGGGAATTCAGCCCATAATTGA
- the ftsH2 gene encoding ATP-dependent zinc metalloprotease FtsH2, with product MKFSWKVVVLWTLPALVIGFFFWQGAFAGAPTDMSKNAANTRMTYGRFLEYLDGDRVSSVDLYEGGRTAIIEARDPDIENRVQRWRVDLPVNAPELISKLKEKDISFDAHPMRNDGAIWGLLGNLIFPVLLITGLFFLFRRSSNLPGGPGQAMNFGKSKARFQMEAKTGVKFDDVAGIEEAKEELQEVVTFLKQPERFTAVGARIPKGVLLVGPPGTGKTLLAKAIAGEAGVPFFSISGSEFVEMFVGVGASRVRDLFKKAKDNAPCIIFIDEIDAVGRQRGAGIGGGNDEREQTLNQLLTEMDGFEGNTGIIIIAATNRPDVLDSALLRPGRFDRQVTVDAPDIKGRLEILQVHSRNKKLDASVSLDAIARRTPGFTGADLANLLNEAAILTARRRKEAITLREIDDAVDRVVAGMEGTPLVDSKSKRLIAYHEIGHALVGTLLKDHDPVQKVTLIPRGQAQGLTWFTPNEEQGLISRSQLKARITGALGGRAAEEVIFGAAEVTTGAGGDLQQLSGMARQMVTRFGMSDLGPLSLESQQGEVFLGRDWTTRSEYSESIASRIDGQVRAIVEECYENAKKIVRDHRTVTDRLVDLLIEKETIDGEEFRQIVAEYAEVPEKQQYVPQL from the coding sequence ATGAAATTCTCTTGGAAAGTCGTAGTACTCTGGACATTGCCGGCTTTGGTAATTGGCTTTTTCTTCTGGCAAGGGGCCTTTGCAGGCGCTCCTACTGATATGAGCAAGAATGCAGCCAATACCCGCATGACTTATGGTCGCTTTCTAGAATACTTGGACGGCGATCGCGTCAGCAGTGTGGATCTGTACGAAGGCGGTAGGACAGCTATTATCGAAGCCCGCGATCCAGATATCGAAAATCGCGTCCAAAGGTGGCGGGTAGATTTGCCTGTTAACGCACCTGAGTTAATTAGCAAGCTCAAAGAAAAAGATATTAGTTTTGATGCTCACCCCATGCGGAATGATGGCGCAATCTGGGGATTGTTGGGCAATCTCATATTTCCAGTTTTATTGATTACTGGGTTATTCTTTTTGTTCCGGCGTTCTAGCAACCTCCCCGGCGGCCCAGGTCAAGCAATGAACTTTGGCAAATCCAAGGCGCGTTTCCAAATGGAAGCAAAAACTGGAGTCAAATTTGATGACGTAGCTGGGATTGAAGAAGCTAAAGAAGAACTGCAAGAAGTCGTCACTTTCTTGAAGCAGCCAGAAAGATTTACTGCTGTAGGCGCACGAATTCCCAAGGGAGTGCTGTTAGTTGGGCCTCCTGGAACTGGTAAAACTTTATTAGCAAAAGCGATCGCAGGCGAAGCAGGCGTACCTTTCTTCAGTATTTCCGGTTCGGAATTTGTAGAAATGTTCGTTGGTGTGGGTGCATCCCGTGTCCGCGATTTGTTCAAAAAAGCCAAAGACAACGCCCCCTGCATCATCTTCATCGATGAAATCGACGCAGTAGGACGGCAACGGGGCGCTGGTATCGGTGGCGGTAACGACGAGAGAGAGCAAACCCTCAACCAGCTGCTCACTGAAATGGACGGGTTTGAAGGTAACACAGGCATCATTATTATTGCTGCTACCAACCGTCCCGACGTACTAGACTCAGCCTTGTTACGTCCTGGTCGCTTTGACCGCCAAGTAACAGTTGATGCACCCGATATTAAAGGGCGTTTGGAAATCTTGCAAGTCCATTCACGCAACAAGAAACTAGACGCTAGTGTATCCTTGGATGCGATCGCTCGCCGCACTCCTGGATTCACTGGTGCTGATTTAGCTAACTTACTCAACGAAGCAGCAATTCTCACTGCGAGAAGACGCAAAGAAGCTATCACCCTTCGCGAAATTGATGACGCGGTGGATCGGGTAGTTGCGGGGATGGAAGGTACTCCTTTGGTGGATAGCAAGAGCAAGCGCTTAATTGCATACCATGAAATTGGACACGCTTTAGTTGGCACTTTATTAAAAGACCATGACCCAGTGCAGAAAGTTACCTTAATCCCACGGGGACAAGCACAAGGTTTAACTTGGTTTACTCCCAACGAAGAACAAGGATTAATTTCTCGTTCTCAGTTGAAAGCCAGGATTACTGGTGCTTTGGGTGGTCGTGCCGCCGAAGAGGTGATTTTTGGGGCTGCGGAAGTGACAACTGGTGCTGGTGGAGACTTGCAACAGTTATCGGGAATGGCACGGCAGATGGTGACTCGTTTCGGGATGTCCGACTTAGGGCCACTGTCGTTGGAAAGCCAGCAGGGTGAAGTGTTCTTGGGTCGTGACTGGACAACTCGATCTGAGTATTCCGAATCCATCGCTTCCCGCATTGATGGACAAGTTCGAGCGATCGTGGAAGAATGCTACGAAAACGCCAAGAAGATTGTCCGTGACCATCGCACTGTCACCGATCGCTTAGTCGATTTGCTCATCGAAAAAGAAACCATTGACGGCGAAGAATTCCGCCAAATTGTGGCTGAGTACGCTGAAGTTCCTGAGAAACAACAGTACGTACCCCAACTGTAG
- a CDS encoding MBL fold metallo-hydrolase gives MKRRQLMGYAGAGLATALVTTLGSKSQADAQSSGLSVQWLGHTCFLFTGGGAKILVNPFRTVGCTAKYRLPKVAADLVLISSQLLDEGAVDVLPGNAKLIYEPGVYEFKGIKFQGIAIDHDRKGGKQFGSNTAWSWKQGGINILHLGGASAPISIEQKILMGRPDVLFIPVGGSAKAYNAQEAKQAIQVLNPKLVIPTHYRTQAADAAKCDISPLDDFLTLMQGTTVRRSNGDSISISPGKLPEKGEIQVLTYKF, from the coding sequence ATGAAACGACGACAGTTGATGGGCTATGCTGGGGCGGGGTTGGCCACAGCTTTAGTTACTACCTTGGGTTCTAAATCTCAAGCTGACGCACAATCTAGCGGTTTATCAGTTCAGTGGTTGGGTCATACTTGCTTTCTTTTTACTGGTGGTGGTGCGAAAATTCTCGTCAATCCATTTCGGACGGTTGGCTGTACTGCTAAATATCGACTGCCAAAAGTTGCAGCAGATTTGGTACTGATTAGTAGTCAATTACTGGATGAAGGTGCGGTAGACGTACTACCGGGAAATGCAAAACTCATCTACGAACCAGGAGTTTATGAGTTTAAAGGTATTAAGTTCCAAGGAATTGCCATAGACCACGATCGCAAAGGTGGTAAGCAATTTGGCTCAAATACTGCTTGGAGTTGGAAGCAAGGCGGGATTAATATCTTACACTTAGGGGGAGCCTCTGCACCCATTTCCATTGAGCAAAAAATCTTGATGGGACGACCCGATGTACTATTCATTCCAGTGGGAGGCAGTGCAAAAGCCTACAATGCTCAAGAAGCAAAGCAGGCTATTCAAGTATTAAATCCCAAGCTGGTGATTCCAACTCATTACCGGACACAGGCGGCTGATGCTGCTAAGTGCGATATTTCACCACTTGATGATTTTTTGACCTTAATGCAAGGTACGACAGTGCGGCGTAGCAATGGAGATAGTATTTCCATTAGCCCCGGTAAATTGCCAGAAAAGGGGGAAATTCAGGTTTTGACTTATAAGTTTTGA
- a CDS encoding aminopeptidase P N-terminal domain-containing protein, with protein MQAEYRQRREQLMAKIGDGTAIFRSAPMAVMHNDVEYVYRQDSDFFYLTGFNEPQAVAVLAPHHSEHRFVLFVQPKDREKEVWTGYLSGVDAAKEIYGADEAYPISELDEKLPQYLEKASRLYYHLGRDRTFNDQILRHYQSLLRTYPKRGTGPIAIEDTGPVLNSMRLIKSEAELGLMRQAVAIAVEAHNYAQEIAAPGRYEYEIQAEMERIFRVRGGMGPAYPSIVASGVNACVLHYIENNRQMQDGELLLIDAGCAYGYYNSDITRTFPVGGKFTSEQKTLYEIVLEAQKQAIAQIKPGNPFKLVHDTAVRVITEGLVELGILKGEIDKLIEEEKYKPYYMHRTSHWLGLDVHDVGVYQHGEDKPQILQPGQILTVEPGLYIVPDTKLAEDQPQTDPRWVGIGIRIEDDVLVTPDGHEVLTAGVPKAIDEVER; from the coding sequence ATGCAAGCAGAATATCGGCAGCGTCGTGAGCAGTTAATGGCAAAAATTGGTGATGGTACAGCCATTTTTCGCAGTGCGCCAATGGCAGTGATGCACAACGATGTCGAGTATGTTTATCGCCAAGACAGTGATTTCTTCTACCTGACTGGTTTTAATGAACCACAAGCAGTAGCAGTGTTAGCACCGCATCATTCAGAACATCGGTTTGTGCTGTTTGTCCAACCGAAGGATCGCGAAAAGGAAGTATGGACTGGTTATCTTTCTGGGGTAGATGCAGCCAAGGAAATTTATGGTGCTGATGAAGCGTACCCCATTAGCGAGTTAGATGAAAAGTTGCCGCAGTATTTGGAAAAAGCCAGCCGCCTTTACTATCACTTAGGACGCGATCGCACTTTCAATGACCAAATCCTACGACATTACCAAAGTTTACTGCGGACTTATCCTAAACGCGGTACTGGGCCGATCGCTATTGAAGATACTGGGCCTGTCCTCAACAGCATGAGACTAATTAAAAGTGAAGCTGAGTTGGGGTTAATGCGTCAAGCCGTTGCGATCGCAGTCGAAGCACACAATTATGCACAAGAAATTGCTGCACCCGGACGTTATGAGTATGAAATTCAAGCGGAGATGGAACGGATATTTCGAGTCCGGGGTGGAATGGGGCCAGCTTATCCTTCGATTGTGGCTTCTGGGGTGAATGCTTGTGTACTGCATTACATTGAAAATAATCGTCAAATGCAGGATGGAGAATTACTGCTAATTGATGCCGGTTGTGCTTACGGTTATTACAACTCGGATATTACGCGGACATTTCCTGTTGGGGGTAAATTTACGTCAGAGCAAAAGACACTGTATGAGATTGTACTAGAAGCGCAAAAACAAGCGATCGCTCAAATTAAACCAGGTAATCCCTTCAAATTAGTTCACGATACAGCAGTGCGCGTTATCACGGAAGGTTTAGTTGAACTTGGCATTCTCAAAGGTGAAATTGATAAGTTAATTGAAGAAGAGAAATATAAGCCATATTATATGCATCGCACCAGTCATTGGTTAGGTTTGGATGTCCATGATGTGGGAGTTTACCAGCACGGTGAAGATAAACCGCAGATTTTACAACCAGGTCAAATTTTGACGGTGGAACCGGGACTATATATTGTGCCTGACACCAAACTAGCAGAAGACCAGCCACAGACCGATCCTCGATGGGTTGGTATTGGTATTCGGATTGAGGATGATGTGTTAGTTACACCTGATGGACATGAGGTGTTAACTGCGGGAGTTCCCAAGGCAATAGATGAAGTGGAAAGATAA
- a CDS encoding VCBS repeat-containing protein — MSGNTNSSPLSLNTTGWASDSFKKSEILTSSLENIDSNLGFGNKSSSLAIQTEPATQPVKTSSNPNPNPYLTSAAITPDFNGDGKTDKVWVDSTTGEIIIRLMDGTKVLEQGSLGQFDLSAYDYKIADFNGDGKTDFLLRNKTTGENSIVLMDGTKVANAASLSSVDPAWSPQIGDFNGDRKTDIFWHNATTGENAIWEMDGTTVVNATVLDTTDTALTPTIVDFDGNGKSDIFWRNATTGDNSAWFMDGAQKTEFALQSQDAAWTASLGDFNGDYKTDILWRNAQTGENKVWTMNGILVTEGALGTLDSSWTSKIGDFNGDGKTDIFWHNGTTGANTAWLMDGTTVSTEAFLPANNAALTPSLGDFNGDGKTDIYWRDQTAGSDNIWTIDGTTAVENPIGDADKLGPQWYTF; from the coding sequence ATGTCTGGAAATACAAATTCCTCACCTTTATCTTTGAATACAACTGGATGGGCATCAGACTCTTTCAAAAAATCAGAAATATTGACATCTTCTCTTGAAAATATAGATTCTAATTTGGGATTTGGGAATAAGAGTTCCTCACTAGCAATACAAACTGAACCAGCAACCCAGCCTGTCAAAACGTCATCAAATCCCAATCCTAATCCTTACCTAACCAGTGCAGCCATTACTCCTGATTTCAACGGTGATGGCAAAACAGATAAAGTTTGGGTCGATTCTACAACCGGTGAGATTATCATTCGGTTGATGGATGGCACAAAAGTTCTTGAACAGGGTTCTCTGGGTCAATTTGACCTATCCGCCTATGATTACAAGATTGCTGACTTTAACGGTGATGGCAAAACCGACTTCTTATTACGCAATAAGACAACCGGTGAGAACAGCATTGTGTTGATGGATGGCACAAAAGTTGCTAATGCAGCTTCTTTAAGCAGCGTAGACCCAGCATGGAGTCCTCAGATTGGGGATTTTAACGGCGATCGCAAAACCGATATCTTCTGGCATAATGCTACAACCGGTGAAAACGCTATTTGGGAGATGGATGGCACCACAGTTGTGAATGCAACTGTTCTAGACACTACAGACACAGCTCTAACTCCTACCATTGTTGATTTCGATGGCAATGGCAAGAGCGATATTTTCTGGCGCAATGCGACAACTGGCGATAACAGCGCTTGGTTTATGGATGGTGCCCAAAAGACTGAATTTGCGCTGCAATCCCAAGATGCAGCCTGGACTGCTAGCCTTGGTGATTTCAACGGTGACTATAAGACTGACATTCTGTGGAGAAACGCTCAAACCGGTGAAAACAAGGTTTGGACGATGAATGGTATCTTAGTCACAGAAGGCGCTTTAGGAACACTTGATTCATCCTGGACTTCCAAAATTGGCGATTTCAACGGTGATGGCAAGACCGATATCTTCTGGCACAATGGAACCACAGGTGCGAACACCGCTTGGTTGATGGATGGTACAACAGTTTCGACTGAAGCTTTCTTACCAGCTAATAACGCGGCCTTGACACCATCCCTTGGTGACTTCAACGGCGACGGTAAGACCGATATCTACTGGCGCGATCAGACCGCAGGTTCAGACAACATTTGGACTATAGATGGAACAACAGCCGTTGAGAATCCTATCGGCGATGCAGATAAGCTTGGCCCACAGTGGTATACGTTCTAA
- a CDS encoding serine/threonine-protein kinase, with the protein MNQSPFTSPSSTGLLANRYQLKQLIGSGGMGEVFLANDILLGGIPVAIKFLTQTVVDSKMQQDFAREALMSAALSQKSLHIVRAYDYGVNEKGKPYYVMEYLCGKSLKDLIPLSLSMFLILSRQICLGLQCAHQGINIDGKICPLVHRDIKPANILVIPDPILAQLVKILDFGIARFLNYASTASTSRGFNGTLPYCSPEQLDGEKLDSRSDIYSLGVMMFEMLTGKKPWEPETDYFGAWYKAHHFEQPKTIADVKPTLKIPQKLNNLIMSCLAKKSCDRPQNIAQILQVLNSLEQSNFTSVPTSLSSDSILNRPLDSGLPIIVEQSCRQLLWPQNKPTQEIVFPQLIDTAQGSMTALWLMLPKQEIKNYALSTRYNQFIFMTSPHPMLLWVTVLYNRQLAPKWLPCYLDMQNSQNLRMVTLLAENEHYPLIFFTLEAPHSCANVLSSRIEPTQRQILKTWVQQTHSLPPASVPQVSKQLLKQQYKQMQSRILQHLESKPQVVLSRSI; encoded by the coding sequence GTGAATCAAAGCCCATTTACATCTCCAAGTAGTACGGGCTTACTTGCCAATCGTTATCAACTGAAGCAATTAATTGGTAGCGGTGGCATGGGTGAAGTTTTCTTAGCAAATGATATTTTGTTAGGAGGTATACCAGTTGCTATCAAGTTTTTAACTCAGACTGTTGTCGATAGCAAGATGCAACAAGACTTTGCTCGTGAAGCTTTAATGAGCGCAGCTTTGAGTCAAAAGAGCTTACACATAGTGCGGGCGTATGATTATGGTGTGAATGAGAAAGGAAAACCATACTACGTGATGGAATATCTATGCGGTAAGAGTTTAAAAGATTTAATTCCGCTATCATTGTCGATGTTTTTGATTCTTTCCCGCCAAATTTGTTTGGGCTTACAGTGTGCCCATCAAGGCATTAATATTGACGGCAAAATTTGTCCGTTGGTTCATAGAGATATTAAGCCTGCTAATATATTAGTTATTCCCGATCCGATATTAGCTCAGTTAGTTAAAATTCTCGATTTTGGGATTGCTAGATTTTTAAATTATGCATCAACAGCTAGTACAAGCAGGGGATTTAATGGCACTTTACCCTACTGTTCTCCAGAACAGTTAGATGGAGAAAAGTTAGACAGTCGATCTGATATTTATAGCCTGGGTGTGATGATGTTTGAAATGCTCACAGGCAAAAAACCTTGGGAACCAGAAACTGATTACTTTGGTGCTTGGTATAAAGCACATCACTTTGAACAACCCAAAACGATCGCAGATGTTAAACCAACTCTGAAAATACCTCAGAAGCTAAATAATTTAATCATGTCTTGTCTTGCAAAAAAATCTTGCGATCGCCCCCAAAATATCGCTCAAATTTTGCAAGTACTAAATAGCTTAGAACAATCTAATTTTACCAGTGTACCAACAAGTTTATCTTCTGATTCCATTCTGAATCGTCCCTTAGATTCTGGATTACCAATCATAGTAGAACAAAGCTGTAGGCAACTTTTGTGGCCTCAAAATAAACCAACCCAAGAAATTGTTTTTCCCCAACTTATAGATACTGCACAAGGATCTATGACAGCACTATGGTTGATGTTGCCTAAACAAGAAATCAAAAATTATGCTCTTTCTACCCGTTACAACCAGTTTATCTTCATGACATCGCCGCACCCAATGCTGTTGTGGGTAACTGTACTCTACAATCGGCAATTGGCTCCTAAGTGGCTACCCTGTTACTTAGATATGCAAAATTCCCAAAATCTTAGGATGGTAACTTTACTGGCTGAAAATGAACACTATCCTTTGATTTTCTTTACTCTGGAAGCACCACATTCCTGCGCCAATGTCCTCAGCAGTCGCATCGAGCCAACTCAGCGACAAATTTTGAAAACCTGGGTGCAACAAACTCATAGCCTACCACCAGCTTCTGTGCCCCAAGTCAGCAAACAGCTATTAAAACAGCAATATAAACAAATGCAATCCCGGATATTGCAGCATTTAGAATCTAAGCCCCAGGTTGTATTATCAAGGTCTATTTAA
- the gltX gene encoding glutamate--tRNA ligase yields the protein MTVRVRIAPSPTGNLHIGTARTAVFNWLFARHHGGKFILRIEDTDLERSRPEYTDNILEGLRWLGLNWDEGPFFQSQRLDLYKEAVQKLLEQGLAYRCYTTSEELEALREAQKARGEAPRYDNRHRNLTPEQRAAYEAEGRSYVIRFKIEDGREIVWNDLVRGKMSWRGSDLGGDMVIARASEEGSGQPLYNFVVVVDDIDMQITHVIRGEDHIANTAKQILLYEAMGAKIPEFSHTPLILNMEGRKLSKRDGVTSISDFQKMGFTSEGLVNYMTLLGWSPPDSTQEIFTLETAAKEFGFERVNKAGAKFDWDKLDWLNSQYIHHTPVDKLTDLLIPFWEAAGYKFDGGRDRAWLEQLVTLISQSLTRLVDAVAQGQLFFSDTVEFSEEGSTQLKQEGSTAVLEAIVTALENQPQLSEAAAQEIIKQVVKEQKVKKGLVMRSLRAALTGDVHGPDLIQSWLLLNQIGLDKSRLSRAITEAK from the coding sequence GTGACTGTCAGAGTCCGTATTGCACCGAGTCCAACCGGAAATTTACACATTGGTACAGCTAGAACGGCTGTATTTAATTGGTTATTTGCCCGTCACCACGGCGGTAAATTTATCTTGCGAATAGAAGATACAGACCTAGAGCGATCGCGTCCCGAATACACCGACAATATTCTTGAAGGGCTACGCTGGCTAGGACTGAACTGGGATGAAGGGCCATTTTTCCAATCCCAACGCCTGGATCTTTATAAAGAAGCAGTACAAAAACTGTTAGAGCAAGGATTAGCCTATCGCTGCTACACCACCAGCGAAGAACTAGAAGCGCTAAGAGAAGCCCAAAAAGCCAGAGGTGAAGCTCCCCGCTATGACAACCGTCACCGCAACCTCACACCAGAACAACGTGCCGCTTATGAAGCAGAAGGTCGTTCTTATGTGATTCGCTTCAAAATCGAAGATGGGCGGGAAATTGTCTGGAATGACCTAGTAAGGGGAAAAATGTCTTGGCGAGGTAGCGATTTAGGTGGTGATATGGTCATCGCCCGCGCCTCAGAAGAGGGTAGCGGTCAACCACTGTATAACTTTGTCGTTGTAGTGGATGACATCGATATGCAAATCACCCATGTCATTCGCGGAGAAGACCACATCGCCAACACCGCCAAGCAAATTTTGCTGTATGAAGCAATGGGTGCAAAAATTCCAGAGTTTTCCCACACACCGCTAATTTTGAACATGGAAGGGCGCAAGCTTTCTAAGCGGGATGGAGTTACTTCTATTTCTGACTTTCAGAAAATGGGCTTTACCTCTGAAGGCTTGGTGAATTACATGACATTGTTGGGTTGGTCGCCACCAGACTCGACGCAAGAAATATTTACTTTAGAAACAGCAGCGAAAGAATTTGGTTTTGAGCGTGTAAATAAAGCGGGTGCAAAATTTGACTGGGATAAGCTGGATTGGTTAAACAGTCAGTATATCCACCATACGCCAGTAGATAAACTCACAGATTTACTCATACCTTTTTGGGAAGCGGCTGGCTATAAATTTGATGGTGGACGTGATCGCGCCTGGTTAGAACAGCTTGTAACTTTAATTAGCCAAAGTTTGACTCGTTTAGTAGATGCAGTAGCTCAAGGTCAACTGTTTTTTAGCGATACAGTTGAATTTAGCGAAGAAGGCAGTACACAATTAAAGCAAGAAGGTTCTACTGCTGTCCTTGAGGCGATTGTTACAGCTTTAGAAAATCAGCCGCAACTGTCAGAAGCCGCCGCCCAGGAGATTATCAAACAAGTGGTGAAAGAGCAAAAAGTCAAAAAAGGCTTAGTAATGCGATCGCTCCGAGCAGCCTTAACTGGAGATGTTCATGGCCCCGACTTGATCCAATCTTGGTTACTACTAAATCAGATTGGTTTAGACAAGTCGCGCTTGAGTAGGGCAATAACAGAAGCTAAGTAG
- a CDS encoding aminodeoxychorismate/anthranilate synthase component II, translated as MIIVIDNYDSFTYNLVQYLGELTAEFSVANDIKVFRNDKISIDEILALKPEAVVISPGPGRPEDAGISLELIEQLGQDLPILGVCLGHQSIGQVFGGKIIPAPELMHGKTSQVSHTGVGVFRGLENPFIATRYHSLVIERETCPDVLEITAWVEDNTIMGVRHRNYPHIQGVQFHPESVLTSSGKQLLRNFLEQLQSRA; from the coding sequence TTGATTATAGTTATCGACAATTACGACAGTTTTACATATAATTTAGTGCAATATCTGGGAGAATTAACAGCAGAGTTCTCAGTAGCAAATGATATTAAAGTTTTTCGTAACGACAAGATATCCATAGATGAGATTCTGGCATTAAAGCCGGAAGCCGTAGTTATTTCTCCTGGGCCTGGCCGCCCGGAAGATGCGGGTATATCCTTAGAATTGATTGAACAGCTAGGACAAGATTTGCCAATTTTAGGTGTCTGTTTGGGACATCAAAGCATCGGTCAAGTATTCGGTGGTAAAATAATTCCTGCTCCAGAGTTGATGCATGGCAAAACCTCTCAGGTATCTCACACTGGGGTGGGGGTTTTTCGGGGATTAGAAAATCCTTTCATCGCCACTAGGTATCATAGTTTGGTAATCGAACGTGAGACTTGCCCAGATGTGTTAGAAATCACCGCTTGGGTTGAAGATAACACCATCATGGGAGTGCGACACCGGAACTATCCTCACATTCAGGGTGTCCAGTTTCACCCAGAGAGTGTCCTGACATCTTCAGGAAAACAGTTATTACGAAATTTTCTCGAACAGTTACAGTCAAGAGCATAA